A genomic window from Ananas comosus cultivar F153 linkage group 22, ASM154086v1, whole genome shotgun sequence includes:
- the LOC109726995 gene encoding probable pectinesterase 15 isoform X1, whose product MTRGGMQFLLWFSAVFVAVAAIIIASMTISPLTSHIARVKTASVSSFGGSMLHQIVDDLTSVLERMVRRGHYHHHHHHHRPHHRRKKRPADCDDSKWASPIAAEQKPGLILTVDQRGCGAFSSLQKAVDAVPDYSPNRTLIIVDSGIYREKVVVPGNKTNITIQGQGYLTTAVAWNATANSSGGTVYSATIAVFAFNFIAYNISFRNTAPRPSPGDVGAQAVALRIAGDQAAFYGCGIYGAQDTLLDDRGRHFFRDCFIEGSIDFIFGNARSLYQDCVINSVAGEVGNGNVRGRINGCITAHGRQSAAERTGFSFVDCSITGTGRVWLGRAWQPYATVVFSRTSMSGIVAPEGWNDWNDATRDSSVFFAEFSSTGPGANSSQRVVHSKQLDPCQAASFMDISYIDGGEWILPLIQRPSVNPCGSPRRHEGIIKTYTSPSSDDTASYSNSSLEA is encoded by the exons ATGACAAGAGGGGGAATGCAGTTTCTGCTATGGTTTTCGGCTGTTTTCGTCGCAGTTGCCGCTATTATCATTGCCTCCATGACGATTTCTCCTCTTACGTCTCACATTGCTCGCGTCAAAACTGCGAGTGTTAGTAGCTTTGGAGGCAGCATGTTGCATCAGATAGTCGACGATCTCACATCGGTGCTCGAACGAATG GTGCGGAGAGGTCATtatcatcaccaccaccaccaccaccgacCGCACCACCGCCGGAAGAAGCGGCCCGCGGACTGCGACGACTCGAAATGGGCGTCGCCAATCGCCGCCGAGCAGAAGCCGGGTCTAATCCTGACCGTCGATCAGAGAGGATGTGGGGCCTTCAGCAGCTTGCAGAAGGCCGTTGATGCTGTTCCTGATTACAGTCCTAATAGAACCCTCATCATCGTTGATTCTGGCATATATAG GGAGAAGGTGGTGGTGCCGGGAAACAAGACGAATATAACGATTCAGGGGCAGGGGTACCTGACGACCGCCGTGGCGTGGAACGCGACGGCCAACTCGAGCGGTGGCACCGTCTACAGCGCCACCATCGCCGTCTTCGCCTTCAACTTCATCGCCTACAACATCAGCTTCCGG AACACGGCCCCGCGGCCGTCCCCCGGCGACGTGGGCGCGCAGGCAGTGGCGCTGCGGATCGCCGGAGACCAAGCCGCCTTCTACGGCTGCGGGATTTACGGTGCGCAGGACACGCTGCTCGACGACCGCGGCCGCCACTTCTTCCGCGACTGCTTCATCGAAGGTTCCATCGACTTCATCTTTGGCAATGCCAGGTCTCTCTACCAG GATTGCGTGATCAATTCGGTGGCGGGAGAGGTCGGCAACGGCAATGTGAGGGGTAGGATTAACGGGTGCATCACGGCGCACGGCCGTCAATCTGCTGCAGAGAGGACGGGGTTTTCGTTCGTCGACTGCAGCATTACAGGGACCGGGAGAGTGTGGCTCGGGCGGGCGTGGCAGCCGTATGCGACCGTCGTGTTCTCGAGGACGAGCATGTCTGGCATCGTCGCACCGGAAGGATGGAACGACTGGAATGATGCAACCAGAGACTC GTCAGTTTTCTTCGCCGAGTTCAGCAGCACAGGACCAGGGGCGAACAGCTCGCAGAGAGTCGTGCATTCTAAGCAGCTGGATCCGTGCCAGGCTGCGTCATTCATGGACATCTCGTACATAGATGGGGGTGAATGGATTCTCCCCCTTATCCAAAGGCCTTCGGTCAATCCATGCGGCTCTCCCCGTCGACATGAGGGGATAATCAAAACATACACTTCGCCATCCTCAGATGATACCGCAAGTTACAGCAACTCAAGTTTAGAAGCATAG
- the LOC109726995 gene encoding probable pectinesterase 15 isoform X2 translates to MTRGGMQFLLWFSAVFVAVAAIIIASMTISPLTSHIARVKTASVSSFGGSMLHQIVDDLTSVLERMVRRGHYHHHHHHHRPHHRRKKRPADCDDSKWASPIAAEQKPGLILTVDQRGCGAFSSLQKAVDAVPDYSPNRTLIIVDSGIYREKVVVPGNKTNITIQGQGYLTTAVAWNATANSSGGTVYSATIAVFAFNFIAYNISFRNTAPRPSPGDVGAQAVALRIAGDQAAFYGCGIYGAQDTLLDDRGRHFFRDCFIEGSIDFIFGNARSLYQDCVINSVAGEVGNGNVRGRINGCITAHGRQSAAERTGFSFVDCSITGTGRVWLGRAWQPYATVVFSRTSMSGIVAPEGWNDWNDATRDSSVVSFLRRVQQHRTRGEQLAESRAF, encoded by the exons ATGACAAGAGGGGGAATGCAGTTTCTGCTATGGTTTTCGGCTGTTTTCGTCGCAGTTGCCGCTATTATCATTGCCTCCATGACGATTTCTCCTCTTACGTCTCACATTGCTCGCGTCAAAACTGCGAGTGTTAGTAGCTTTGGAGGCAGCATGTTGCATCAGATAGTCGACGATCTCACATCGGTGCTCGAACGAATG GTGCGGAGAGGTCATtatcatcaccaccaccaccaccaccgacCGCACCACCGCCGGAAGAAGCGGCCCGCGGACTGCGACGACTCGAAATGGGCGTCGCCAATCGCCGCCGAGCAGAAGCCGGGTCTAATCCTGACCGTCGATCAGAGAGGATGTGGGGCCTTCAGCAGCTTGCAGAAGGCCGTTGATGCTGTTCCTGATTACAGTCCTAATAGAACCCTCATCATCGTTGATTCTGGCATATATAG GGAGAAGGTGGTGGTGCCGGGAAACAAGACGAATATAACGATTCAGGGGCAGGGGTACCTGACGACCGCCGTGGCGTGGAACGCGACGGCCAACTCGAGCGGTGGCACCGTCTACAGCGCCACCATCGCCGTCTTCGCCTTCAACTTCATCGCCTACAACATCAGCTTCCGG AACACGGCCCCGCGGCCGTCCCCCGGCGACGTGGGCGCGCAGGCAGTGGCGCTGCGGATCGCCGGAGACCAAGCCGCCTTCTACGGCTGCGGGATTTACGGTGCGCAGGACACGCTGCTCGACGACCGCGGCCGCCACTTCTTCCGCGACTGCTTCATCGAAGGTTCCATCGACTTCATCTTTGGCAATGCCAGGTCTCTCTACCAG GATTGCGTGATCAATTCGGTGGCGGGAGAGGTCGGCAACGGCAATGTGAGGGGTAGGATTAACGGGTGCATCACGGCGCACGGCCGTCAATCTGCTGCAGAGAGGACGGGGTTTTCGTTCGTCGACTGCAGCATTACAGGGACCGGGAGAGTGTGGCTCGGGCGGGCGTGGCAGCCGTATGCGACCGTCGTGTTCTCGAGGACGAGCATGTCTGGCATCGTCGCACCGGAAGGATGGAACGACTGGAATGATGCAACCAGAGACTCGTCTGTG GTCAGTTTTCTTCGCCGAGTTCAGCAGCACAGGACCAGGGGCGAACAGCTCGCAGAGAGTCGTGCATTCTAA
- the LOC109726993 gene encoding uncharacterized protein LOC109726993 isoform X1, giving the protein MANGDGPSDSEDYVLRSGVRAGLKREFAFALKAQAELPPSLGRTRSRSSSASAAAASGAASRGSKKPKRSGDGGDQPSSKGASPPPQPVTLPPLPPPPPPPPPSTPSPVEAEAPNVAECRDVSAGEARVKENGSAPESDAVVMDEPISIAASPVGKPNCLFTSSESKVISEVSEALVVSVSPPPPPPPPLNDKPIEFDGSGSAESNIEKVALESSCVTMAQAVSAAKPTRRFTRSLLNNKAEDAVAGPEATVSNGLDSKVSSVKQEKVPVNYQVVENVSNIPAEKPIRRFTRSLLKDKAEGATVSNGSVGSEETKDGEQDTDGLLSSPNKMELKMSKKIRLRRIPGNVRDLLATGLLEGLPVKYYIPNGKQPELHGVIRGNNILCSCASCNGSRAVSPYNFELHAGSTKKHPSDYIILENGNSMRDVLKACANVSLATLEDAIQNAIGPLPAERSYTCQKCKQSFLTSRTGKLALLCDVCLDSKAKQPRKTPSPSNANASGSRLPREGSVPSVLDSSLKNTSAKKKICSTGKLTRKDLGLHKLVFMNDILPEGTEVGYYVGGKRLLEGYIKDNGIYCHCCNTVVSPSQFEAHAGRASRRKPYNNIYTSNGVSLHELSVSLSKDRKLSPSENDDLCGICADGGNLLLCDLCPRAFHKECIGLSAIPKGDWYCQYCQSLHQRERALAHNDNAIAAGRVAGVDPIEQIYKRCIRIVTTAQTNVGGCALCRLHDFSKSRFDARTVLLCDQCEKEYHVGCLKEHNMADLKELPEGEWFCCANCSRIHAALQDFLLQGAEALPSVDADVIKKKYDEKGLTKDADTDIRWRLLSGRDASADTKLLLSRAVAIFHESFDPIVEATTGRDLIPVMVYGRTVRDQDYSGMYCAVLTVGSSVVSAGILRIMGCQVAELPLVATSRDSQGLGYFQSLFSCIERLLVSLKVKHFILPAADEAESIWTKRFGFSKITSEQLVEYLNGARTTVFQGTSVLHKPVLLS; this is encoded by the exons ATGGCGAACGGCGACGGGCCCTCCGATTCCGAGGATTACGTGCTCCGCTCCGGCGTCCGGGCCGGGCTCAAGAGGGAGTTCGCTTTCGCCCTCAAGGCCCAGGCCGAGCTCCCCCCTTCCCTCGGCCGCACCCGCTCCCGGAGCTCCTCTGCCTCCGCAGCGGCCGCATCCGGTGCTGCTTCGCGTGGTAGCAAGAAGCCGAAGAGATCCGGCGATGGTGGAGACCAGCCCTCGTCCAAGGGTGCTTCGCCTCCCCCGCAACCGGTAACACTTCCTCCccttcctccccctccccctcctcctcctccttcgactCCGTCTccggtggaggcggaggctcCTAATGTGGCGGAATGCCGAGATGTGTCCGCGGGCGAGGCCCGTGTGAAAGAGAATGGGTCCGCTCCAGAGTCGGATGCTGTTGTGATGGATGAGCCAATTTCGATTGCTGCGTCTCCCGTTGGGAAGCCGAATTGCTTGTTTACTAGCTCAGAATCGAAGGTTATCTCAGAAGTATCGGAAGCATTGGTGGTGTCAGtgtcgcctcctcctcctccgcctcctcctctaaACGATAAACCAATTGAATTTGATGGCTCTGGCTCTGCTGAATCAAATATAGAAAAAGTGGCACTTGAGTCCTCCTGTGTGACAATGGCGCAAGCTGTTTCTGCAGCAAAGCCGACCAGGCGGTTTACAAGGTCATTGCTGAATAACAAAGCAGAGGATGCTGTAGCTGGGCCTGAAGCGACCGTGAGCAATGGGTTGGATTCGAAGGTTTCATCAGTGAAGCAGGAAAAGGTTCCTGTGAATTACCAGGTAGTAGAAAATGTGAGTAACATTCCGGCTGAGAAGCCCATTAGGAGGTTTACAAGGTCATTGCTCAAGGATAAAGCAGAGGGTGCAACCGTGAGTAATGGTTCGGTTGGTTCAGAGGAGACGAAGGATGGGGAGCAAGATACTGATGGGCTGTTGAGTTCGCCCAATAAGATGGAGCTGAAGATGTCTAAGAAGATTAGGTTGAGGAGGATCCCTGGTAATGTCCGGGATTTGCTTGCAACCGGCTTACTTGAGGGATTGCCTGTCAAGTATTATATACCTAATGGGAAG CAACCAGAGCTCCATGGAGTGATTAGGGGCAATAATATATTGTGCTCTTGTGCTTCTTGCAATGGTTCTAGA GCTGTTTCACCCTATAACTTCGAGCTTCATGCTGGTAGCACCAAAAAGCATCCATCGGATTACATTATCTTGGAAAATGGAAATAGCATGCGAGATGTACTGAAGGCGTGTGCAAATGTTTCATTAGCTACATTAGAAGATGCGATACAAAATGCAATTGGTCCACTGCCTGCAGAGAGATCTTATACTTGTCAGAAGTGTAAAC AGTCGTTTCTTACTTCACGGACTGGGAAGCTTGCATTGTTATGTGATGTTTGCCTTGACTCAAAGGCAAAGCAACCCCGGAAAACTCCAAGTCCATCGAATGCAAATGCTAGCGGTAGCAG GCTACCCAGGGAAGGTTCAGTACCAAGTGTGTTAGATAGCTCATTAAAAAATACATCAGCCAAAAAGAAGATTTGCAGCACAGGAAAATTAACAAGAAA GGACTTGGGACTGCACAAGTTGGTTTTTATGAACGACATTTTACCGGAGGGTACTGAAGTTGGCTACTATGTTGGTGGGAAG AGATTGCTTGAGGGCTATATAAAAGATAATGGAATATATTGTCATTGCTGTAATACAGTG GTAAGCCCTTCACAGTTTGAAGCTCATGCTGGTCGGGCTTCACGGCGCAAACC TTACAATAACATTTATACTTCCAATGGGGTTTCCCTACATGAATTATCTGTTTCCCTATCCAAAGATCGGAAGTTGTCACCAAGTGAAAATGATGATCTATGTGGCATCTGTGCAGATGGAGGAAATCTTCTTCTTTGTGATCTCTGCCCTAGGGCTTTTCACAAAG AATGTATTGGTTTGTCGGCAATTCCCAAAGGCGATTGGTATTGTCAATATTGCCAGAGTCTTCATCAGAGAGAAAGGGCTTTGGCGCATAACGATAATGCTATAGCAGCTGGAAGGGTTGCTGGAGTTGATCCTATAGAACAAATATATAAACGGTGCATACGTATTGTCACAACAGCACAGACTAATGTTGGTGGATGTGCGTTATGCAG GCTCCATGATTTCAGCAAATCTAGATTTGATGCTCGCACAGTGCTTCTTTGTGACCAA TGTGAGAAGGAATATCATGTTGGATGTTTGAAAGAGCACAATATGGCTGATTTAAAG GAACTGCCAGAAGGAGAGTGGTTCTGCTGTGCTAATTGCAGTAGGATTCATGCTGCTTTGCAAGATTTTCTACTCCAAGGAGCTGAAGCCCTTCCAAGTGTAGATGCGGATGTGATAAAGAAGAAGTATGACGAGAAGGGTTTAACTAAAGATGCTGATACTGATATAAGATGGAGACTGCTAAGTGGCAGGGATGCTTCAGCAGACACCAAATTATTGCTGTCCAGAGCAGTCGCAATTTTCCAT GAGTCATTTGATCCTATAGTTGAGGCTACAACTGGGCGCGATCTTATTCCTGTCATGGTCTATGG GAGGACAGTGAGAGACCAAGATTACTCTGGGATGTATTGTGCAGTATTAACTGTTGG TTCCTCTGTTGTATCGGCGGGTATTTTACGTATTATGGGATGCCAAGTCGCTGAACTGCCGTTGGTTGCTACTAGTAGGGATAGTCAAGGACTG GGTTATTTTCAGTCACTTTTCTCGTGTATAGAGAGGTTGTTGGTGTCCTTAAAGGTTAAGCATTTCATCCTACCAGCAGCAGATGAAGCCGAATCTATCTGGACTAAGAGGTTTGGTTTCTCCAAAATAACTTCAGAACAG CTGGTGGAATATCTTAATGGAGCTCGGACAACCGTGTTTCAAGGAACGTCAGTTCTTCATAAACCAGTTCTTCTTTCTTAG
- the LOC109726993 gene encoding uncharacterized protein LOC109726993 isoform X2, giving the protein MANGDGPSDSEDYVLRSGVRAGLKREFAFALKAQAELPPSLGRTRSRSSSASAAAASGAASRGSKKPKRSGDGGDQPSSKGASPPPQPQPELHGVIRGNNILCSCASCNGSRAVSPYNFELHAGSTKKHPSDYIILENGNSMRDVLKACANVSLATLEDAIQNAIGPLPAERSYTCQKCKQSFLTSRTGKLALLCDVCLDSKAKQPRKTPSPSNANASGSRLPREGSVPSVLDSSLKNTSAKKKICSTGKLTRKDLGLHKLVFMNDILPEGTEVGYYVGGKRLLEGYIKDNGIYCHCCNTVVSPSQFEAHAGRASRRKPYNNIYTSNGVSLHELSVSLSKDRKLSPSENDDLCGICADGGNLLLCDLCPRAFHKECIGLSAIPKGDWYCQYCQSLHQRERALAHNDNAIAAGRVAGVDPIEQIYKRCIRIVTTAQTNVGGCALCRLHDFSKSRFDARTVLLCDQCEKEYHVGCLKEHNMADLKELPEGEWFCCANCSRIHAALQDFLLQGAEALPSVDADVIKKKYDEKGLTKDADTDIRWRLLSGRDASADTKLLLSRAVAIFHESFDPIVEATTGRDLIPVMVYGRTVRDQDYSGMYCAVLTVGSSVVSAGILRIMGCQVAELPLVATSRDSQGLGYFQSLFSCIERLLVSLKVKHFILPAADEAESIWTKRFGFSKITSEQLVEYLNGARTTVFQGTSVLHKPVLLS; this is encoded by the exons ATGGCGAACGGCGACGGGCCCTCCGATTCCGAGGATTACGTGCTCCGCTCCGGCGTCCGGGCCGGGCTCAAGAGGGAGTTCGCTTTCGCCCTCAAGGCCCAGGCCGAGCTCCCCCCTTCCCTCGGCCGCACCCGCTCCCGGAGCTCCTCTGCCTCCGCAGCGGCCGCATCCGGTGCTGCTTCGCGTGGTAGCAAGAAGCCGAAGAGATCCGGCGATGGTGGAGACCAGCCCTCGTCCAAGGGTGCTTCGCCTCCCCCGCAACCG CAACCAGAGCTCCATGGAGTGATTAGGGGCAATAATATATTGTGCTCTTGTGCTTCTTGCAATGGTTCTAGA GCTGTTTCACCCTATAACTTCGAGCTTCATGCTGGTAGCACCAAAAAGCATCCATCGGATTACATTATCTTGGAAAATGGAAATAGCATGCGAGATGTACTGAAGGCGTGTGCAAATGTTTCATTAGCTACATTAGAAGATGCGATACAAAATGCAATTGGTCCACTGCCTGCAGAGAGATCTTATACTTGTCAGAAGTGTAAAC AGTCGTTTCTTACTTCACGGACTGGGAAGCTTGCATTGTTATGTGATGTTTGCCTTGACTCAAAGGCAAAGCAACCCCGGAAAACTCCAAGTCCATCGAATGCAAATGCTAGCGGTAGCAG GCTACCCAGGGAAGGTTCAGTACCAAGTGTGTTAGATAGCTCATTAAAAAATACATCAGCCAAAAAGAAGATTTGCAGCACAGGAAAATTAACAAGAAA GGACTTGGGACTGCACAAGTTGGTTTTTATGAACGACATTTTACCGGAGGGTACTGAAGTTGGCTACTATGTTGGTGGGAAG AGATTGCTTGAGGGCTATATAAAAGATAATGGAATATATTGTCATTGCTGTAATACAGTG GTAAGCCCTTCACAGTTTGAAGCTCATGCTGGTCGGGCTTCACGGCGCAAACC TTACAATAACATTTATACTTCCAATGGGGTTTCCCTACATGAATTATCTGTTTCCCTATCCAAAGATCGGAAGTTGTCACCAAGTGAAAATGATGATCTATGTGGCATCTGTGCAGATGGAGGAAATCTTCTTCTTTGTGATCTCTGCCCTAGGGCTTTTCACAAAG AATGTATTGGTTTGTCGGCAATTCCCAAAGGCGATTGGTATTGTCAATATTGCCAGAGTCTTCATCAGAGAGAAAGGGCTTTGGCGCATAACGATAATGCTATAGCAGCTGGAAGGGTTGCTGGAGTTGATCCTATAGAACAAATATATAAACGGTGCATACGTATTGTCACAACAGCACAGACTAATGTTGGTGGATGTGCGTTATGCAG GCTCCATGATTTCAGCAAATCTAGATTTGATGCTCGCACAGTGCTTCTTTGTGACCAA TGTGAGAAGGAATATCATGTTGGATGTTTGAAAGAGCACAATATGGCTGATTTAAAG GAACTGCCAGAAGGAGAGTGGTTCTGCTGTGCTAATTGCAGTAGGATTCATGCTGCTTTGCAAGATTTTCTACTCCAAGGAGCTGAAGCCCTTCCAAGTGTAGATGCGGATGTGATAAAGAAGAAGTATGACGAGAAGGGTTTAACTAAAGATGCTGATACTGATATAAGATGGAGACTGCTAAGTGGCAGGGATGCTTCAGCAGACACCAAATTATTGCTGTCCAGAGCAGTCGCAATTTTCCAT GAGTCATTTGATCCTATAGTTGAGGCTACAACTGGGCGCGATCTTATTCCTGTCATGGTCTATGG GAGGACAGTGAGAGACCAAGATTACTCTGGGATGTATTGTGCAGTATTAACTGTTGG TTCCTCTGTTGTATCGGCGGGTATTTTACGTATTATGGGATGCCAAGTCGCTGAACTGCCGTTGGTTGCTACTAGTAGGGATAGTCAAGGACTG GGTTATTTTCAGTCACTTTTCTCGTGTATAGAGAGGTTGTTGGTGTCCTTAAAGGTTAAGCATTTCATCCTACCAGCAGCAGATGAAGCCGAATCTATCTGGACTAAGAGGTTTGGTTTCTCCAAAATAACTTCAGAACAG CTGGTGGAATATCTTAATGGAGCTCGGACAACCGTGTTTCAAGGAACGTCAGTTCTTCATAAACCAGTTCTTCTTTCTTAG
- the LOC109726994 gene encoding putative transporter arsB, with protein sequence MAMAPTVKVVLGSIAFAIFWVLAVFPAVPFLPIGRTAGSLLGAMLMVLFHVISADEAYAAIDLPILGLLFGTMVVSVYLERADMFKYLGKLLAWKSNGGKDLLCRVCLVSGLASALFTNDTCCVVLTEFILKIARQNNLPPQPFLLALASSANIGSATTPIGNPQNLVIAVQSKISFGKFLLGILPAMIVGISVNAVILLCYYWKVLSTCKDVGVANLANDVINEGDATSHRFSPATMSHLNSGNSRDLGSVVDAIIQSPSLTKGDTGNLRSRVTVSHSENDILSAAYAADESNKVTNEAEAAVDGTTSEKQNAAAAVRKHVRSGGQLNGVKEGLSNCQPSEVLTERRKRLLWKTCVYLITLGMLVALLLGLNMSWSAITAALALIVLDFKDARPCLEKVSYSLLIFFCGMFITVDGFNKTGIPSAFWDLMEPYARISTVGGIAILSLVILLLSNVASNVPTVLLLGARVAASAAEISPSAETKAWLLLAWVSTVAGNLSLLGSAANLIVCEQARRSQQYGYNLSFFSHLRFGLPSTLVVTAIGLLLIRS encoded by the exons ATGGCAATGGCACCAACTGTCAAAGTAGTGCTAGGCTCAATCGCCTTTGCGATTTTCTGGGTTCTGGCGGTGTTTCCGGCGGTGCCCTTCTTGCCGATCGGCCGCACCGCCGGGTCCCTGCTGGGCGCCATGCTCATGGTGCTGTTCCATGTCATCTCCGCCGACGAAGCCTACGCCGCCATCGACCTCCCGATCCTCGGCCTCCTCTTCGGCACCATGGTCGTCAGTGTCTATCTCGAGAGGGCCGACATGTTCAAATACCTCGGCAAATTGCTCGCGTGGAAGAGCAACGGCGGCAAGGACCTGCTGTGCCGCGTGTGCCTCGTGTCCGGCCTCGCCAGCGCGCTGTTCACCAACGACACCTGCTGCGTCGTGCTCACTGAATTCATCCTCAAGATCGCCAGGCAGAACAACCTGCCGCCGCAGCCGTTCCTCCTGGCCCTCGCGTCGAGCGCCAACATCGGCTCCGCCACCACTCCGATCGGCAATCCGCAGAACCTCGTCATCGCCGTCCAAAGCAAGATCTCTTTCGGCAAGTTCCTGCTCGGAATTCTCCCCGCTATGATCGTCGGGATCAGCGTCAATGCCGTCATCCTCCTGTGCTACTACTGGAAGGTTCTGTCTACTTGTAAGGACGTCGGCGTAGCCAATTTGGCGAACGACGTGATCAACGAGGGGGACGCCACTTCCCACCGCTTCTCGCCGGCCACAATGTCCCACCTCAACTCCGGGAATTCCCGCGATTTGGGTTCGGTCGTCGACGCCATCATTCAAAGCCCCAGTTTGACAAAAGGGGACACGGGGAACTTAAGGAGTAGAGTGACTGTGAGTCATAGCGAGAATGATATACTATCGGCCGCTTATGCGGCCGATGAATCCAATAAGGTTACGAATGAAGCCGAAGCTGCGGTCGACGGAACTACCAGTGAGAAGCAAAACGCTGCTGCTGCCGTTAGGAAACATGTGCGAAGTGGCGGTCAATTGAATGGCGTGAAAGAAGGGTTGTCGAATTGCCAACCGTCGGAGGTTCTGACGGAGAGGCGGAAGAGATTGCTGTGGAAAACTTGCGTCTATCTCATAACACTAGGAATGCTTGTTGCTCTTCTTCTGGGGCTAAACATGTCGTGGAGTGCGATAACCGCCGCTCTCGCACTCATCGTGCTCGATTTCAAGGACGCTCGTCCGTGTCTAGAGAAG GTTTCGTACTCGCTGCTGATATTCTTTTGCGGGATGTTCATCACCGTCGACGGCTTTAACAAAACCGGTATACCGAGCGCTTTTTGGGATTTAATGGAACCGTATGCGCGGATTAGCACTGTCGGTGGAATTGCGATTCTTTCCTTGGTGATTCTTCTGCTCTCAAATGTAGCATCCAATGTACCAACAG TTCTACTACTAGGAGCCCGGGTGGCGGCATCAGCCGCGGAGATCTCTCCCTCTGCGGAGACGAAGGCGTGGCTTCTTTTGGCGTGGGTGAGTACGGTGGCCGGAAACCTGTCACTACTGGGATCTGCTGCAAACTTGATCGTGTGCGAACAGGCGCGGCGGTCGCAGCAATACGGCTATAATCTCTCTTTCTTCAGCCATCTCCGCTTCGGCCTCCCCTCGACTCTCGTCGTCACCGCAATTGGATTGCTGCTCATCAGGAGCTAG